A single genomic interval of Camelus ferus isolate YT-003-E chromosome 24, BCGSAC_Cfer_1.0, whole genome shotgun sequence harbors:
- the AQP4 gene encoding aquaporin-4, which produces MVAFKGVWTQAFWKAVTAEFLAMLIFVLLGLGSTINWGGAEKPLPVDMVLISLCFGLSIATMVQCFGHISGGHINPAVTVAMVCTRKISIAKSVFYIAAQCLGAIIGAGILYLVTPPSVVGGLGVTTVHGNLSAGHGLLVELIITFQLVFTIFASCDSKRTDVTGSIALAIGISVAIGHLFAINYTGASMNPARSFGPAVIMGNWENHWIYWVGPIIGAVLAGGLYEYVFCPDVELKRCFKEAFGKAAQQTKGSYMEVEDNRSQVETDDLVLKPGVVHVIDTDRGEEKKGKEPIWRGVVFSMTRGQR; this is translated from the exons ATGGTGGCCTTCAAAGGGGTCTGGACTCAAGCTTTCTGGAAGGCAGTCACGGCGGAATTTCTGGCTATGCTCATTTTTGTCCTCCTCGGCCTGGGATCCACCATCAACTGGGGTGGAGCAGAAAAGCCCTTACCCGTCGACATGGTTCTTATCTCCCTTTGCTTTGGACTCAGCATCGCCACTATGGTCCAGTGCTTTGGCCACATCAGTGGGGGCCACATCAACCCAGCTGTGACGGTGGCCATGGTGTGCACCAGGAAGATTAGCATCGCCAAGTCCGTCTTCTACATCGCAGCCCAGTGCCTGGGCGCCATCATTGGAGCTGGGATCCTCTACCTGGTCACGCCTCCCAGCGTGGTGGGGGGCTTGGGGGTCACCACG gttCATGGAAATCTTAGCGCTGGTCACGGTCTCCTGGTGGAGTTGATAATCACATTTCAGTTGGTGTTTACAATTTTTGCCAGCTGTGATTCCAAACGGACCGATGTCACAGGGTCGATAGCTTTAGCAATTGGAATTTCTGTTGCAATTGGACATTTATTTGCA ATCAATTACACTGGGGCCAGCATGAACCCTGCCCGATCCTTTGGACCTGCAGTCATCATGGGAAATTGGGAAAACCACTGG ATATATTGGGTTGGACCAATAATAGGAGCTGTCCTCGCGGGTGGCCTTTATGAGTATGTCTTCTGTCCAGATGTTGAACTCAAACGTTGTTTTAAAGAAGCCTTCGGCAAAGCTGCCCAGCAAACAAAAGGGAGCTACATGGAGGTGGAGGACAACAGGAGTCAGGTAGAGACCGACGACCTGGTTCTGAAACCCGGAGTGGTGCACGTGATCGACACTGACCGGGGTGaggagaagaaggggaaagagccCATCTGGAGAGGTGTTGTCTTCAGTATGACTAGAGGACAGCGCTGA